Proteins encoded together in one Chelonoidis abingdonii isolate Lonesome George chromosome 1, CheloAbing_2.0, whole genome shotgun sequence window:
- the PDE6H gene encoding retinal cone rhodopsin-sensitive cGMP 3',5'-cyclic phosphodiesterase subunit gamma yields the protein MSDANTLNTTEVAAGPTTPRKGPPKFKQRQTRQFKSKPPKKGVKGFGDDIPGMEGLGTDITVICPWEAFSHLELHELAQFGII from the exons ATGAGCGACGCCAATACCCTCAACACCACAGAAGTTGCAGCTGGTCCCACCACACCACGCAAGGGACCTCCCAAGTTCAAGCAAAGGCAGACAAGACAATTCAAAAGCAAGCCCCCAAAGAAAGGAGTAAAAGG GTTTGGAGATGACATTCCAGGTATGGAGGGACTTGGAACAG ATATTACAGTGATCTGTCCGTGGGAGGCTTTCAGCCATCTGGAACTGCATGAGCTGGCACAGTTTGGTATCATCTAA